In the Triticum aestivum cultivar Chinese Spring chromosome 2B, IWGSC CS RefSeq v2.1, whole genome shotgun sequence genome, GGTCTCCTCCCAGCTCGCGCACCGCGCGCGCGCGTGACAGCGACACTGAGCGGGCGCGCGCGTCAGCCGCTACGTCCCCAGCCGGGCCCTCGCCGCAGAGAAGGCGAGGGCAGCGGTGCGCCACACGCGGCTCCACGGCGGACGTCCAGAAGTGCGACCGCGACGACGCGGTGGCAGCGTGACTGGCGTCGGCGACACGGTCGCCTCGCCTCCCCTCCCCGCGGACGACCTGGCCGTGCCACTCGATCGCTCGCCAGCGCCAACGCCAAATCCCGCGGCCACCGGTCGTCCCTGTCATTGAAGCGGTCAGCCGCGCACACCAccccgcctccttcctctccctcgccccaCCAGCGCATATAAATATTTCGCCGGAGCGCACGCATCGTTTTACATGAGCTCAGCTTCTCCGTCTCCATTCCGATCCTCGCCATTattctattgctcttgctcgctcGCCCAACAGGGACgcgtctctccgcctcctcgcttCCATCACACGTACTCCTACAAGAAGCCGATCCGCATCGTACTGTCCGGTCTGGACTCCCGACAGTACACCCTCGACGACTAGCGAGAGCTGCCTACATATAGCTAGCTTCCAAGGATTGGGTTTGGAGGAGAGGCTGCTCGattccgaggaggaagaagaagctgcaAGAGCACGCAAAGCGGGACGTCTCGTTCTCGTCTCGAGTGGACGCCGAGGGGAAAGTGGGGGATTTTGAGGTGAGTGGGTGCGCTTTCTGTTAGCTGTGCTCGAGTgcctccctcctcttcttcctcctttccggAAACAACAAACTGGGTGAAGAAATTTGTGCCAAAGTGCTAACGATTTTATGCTTTCTTCTGTCAACGCAGGCAGCGATTCTCGTCGATCGTGTGATGCTCTTGGGCCTTCTCGGCTCATGGCGATCTCGGacaccggcgccggcggcggggctcgCCACGTGAGGTGCCCCAGGTGCCGCAGCGTCCTCCAGGAGCCCGCCGGCGTCCCAGTCTACCAATGCGGCGGGTGCGGCGCCAGCCTCCGAGGTAAATTCACGGTCCGCTCCGGTGATCCATGGGATCTTCCATGCTTCCGTTTCCATGTCGCTTATCTTGTCGCCGGTTTCTGATTGGATTTCATTTTGTGGTTGCGCAGCGAAACTCCGCAGCGGCGACACGCAGGCCGCGGCCGGCAGTGCCGCTCCGTCTACAGAGAGCGTCCTGCAGTCTCCTCGCCGGAACCAGGCTCGGAGCGGCCAGTTGGGCGGCTCCGGGGATGTCGCCAGCACCAGTGGCACGACTCCCGACGGCCCGAGAACCAGTGGCACGACTCCCGACGCCCCGAGCACCAGTGGCACGACTACTGACGCCCCGAGCACCAGCTACCGAGGCGCCGGCACCACAAGCCGACGCGAGGCCGGTGATCTCACGCCACCGGCGAGGAACCACCACTCGTCGGCGCAAGTGCCGCCGGTCGTCGAGAGGAAGGGGCGTGACCAGCATCGGAGTGCCGATCAGGCGGAAGCTGCTGGCAGTTCTCAACCTCGCGTGACAAGGGGTGCGGTCAGTGCTCCCAACGCCAGTGCTCCTCCGTCTTCAGCGAGTGCCCTGCCGTCTCCTCGCCGGCACCAGACTCAGAGCAGCCACCTGGGCTCCGGGGATGTCGCGAGCACCAGCGGCTCCGCCCCGACTCCTGATGTTCGAACCATCAGCCCCCGGGACGCCGGCACGACAAGCCGACGCGAGACCGGCATGGCGCTGGGCACCAGTGGCGATCGCACGCCAGCGAGGAAGCATCACTCCTCGGCGCAATCGCCGCCGATCGTCGAGAAGAAGGGGCGTGATCACCATCACCGGAGTGCCGATCAGGAGGAAGCTGCTGGCAGCTCCGAACCTCGCAGGGGGAGGGGTGCGGTCAGTGCTCCCAACgccggtgcaaacttcgccgagaTGCAAGGTTCAGAGAGGGGACGTGAAGCCGAGCCTGAAACTGACGCCGCGAGGAAGAAAACTCCAAGTCCAAGCCCAAGCAAAGCGGCTGTCGGAGAAGCTGCACCAATGCCTGATCGTGCCGCGGATTCCCGGTCTGCACCGGCTGCGGTGAGCTGGACACGGCGAGATGATGCCGCGGCGGCGCAGGTGCCGGCTGTTGCCGAGGAAAAGGCACCGAGCCCTCCTCGGCACGCGCCACAGAAGATGAGTCCCCTCCACGAGAAGATCCTGAAGACGGTGGACGAGCTGAAAGGCGACCTCTCCGAGCTCTTCAGCCAGTCTCCGGAGGCCAAGCCAAGGACACCATCCCGTCCGCCTCGTCGTCCCAGGCAAGAGGGACACGCCCATCACCCGGCCATCCCTACCAGCAGAGCTCgccacgctgccgccgccgccgctctgcaCCATCGCGGCAACGCGGGCAAGCACGGACAGGCTACCCTCCGCGGTCTGCCGTCGCGGCGGTATCGGCGGTGCAGGGCCGACCCGTGCGGCGGCCACGACGCGCGCCCTGCAGGAGCATGCCGGCACAGCTGCTGCGACCACGTTAGGCCTGAGTGCGGCAGCTGCAGGGGACACTGCTGCCGTCCGTCCAGAGCGCAGGAGCCCGCGCGGCCGGCCGCCGCGGAGGCCAAGAAGCGCGCCCCGCCGCCGAGGCACCACTGCCGGCCGGTCCTGAAGGGCGCGCCGTTCATCGTCTGCTCCAGCTGCTTCACGCTCGTCCAGGTGCCCGCCGGGTTCGCCGTGGCGAGCGCCAAGGTGCGCGACCTGCGGTGCGGCGCCTGCTCGGCCGTGCTCTCCTACTCCTACCGCGACCCGGACAGGAAGAAGCCCGCCGACAAGTGCAGCACGGCCGGCTCCTCGCCCGCGCGCCACGTCGGCGCGCGGCCAGACCTGTTCTCGTTCATCGAGGACTTCGCGGCGGAGTACGGGGCTGACAGCTACTCCACCACGGAGGACGAGCAGCCGCTGCACGTGTCGAGGAACTCGTCCTTCGACACCGTCGTcgcggcgggggaggaggcggcggcgcggcggcacagCCACAGCCTGCACCGGCTGATGGGGTACGGCTCGGCGAGCGAGCTGCTGCTGCGGCGCTCCCCGAGCCTGTACGAGTACGGGAGCCCCGACAAGAGGTCGACGCCGCCGTCGGACGCGAGCATGCGGCACGACGACAGGAAGGGGAAAGCCAAATGCGTGGATGACTTCACCGGCGACGAGGACTCGGACGACAGTTGCACGCTGAGGCGATCGAACGGGAGAAGAGCCGGCTGGACGCCTGGCCATGGGGTTCCGGCGGCGGGAGCCATCAGGATCAGGTAGCAGCAGAGGAGCTCGAGCTCGGCTCGTCGTATATACTGTAGAAAAAAGATAGTTTCAGCTCAGGCGATGGAATTCTAATGGTATTTTTCAGGTGTTGGAATTCTGATAGACAGAGTGAATTGTTGTTTAGTTTTACCATTTGGTTAGATGGGTGAGGTGGTGTGCACATTTGGTTGATTTCTTCATTTTTGAGTGCAACAATGTTGCAGAAATGTAGATACTCAGTCTCTCAATGCTGTGATTCTTCTTCTGAGGATAAGGGAAGATCTTCAGGTCCTTTCTGAAAGTTTTAAGTGACCAAGTACAGTTCTAAAATCGAGTTCATGTTCGTTTGTTACTTTTAACTAGCTGAATGTCTGTACGTTGCAATGGGATAACAGAAAAATTACATTGACAAACAAGGTTTTAATATgaaaacatgtgttgaacatgatGATTATTCATAAAGTGACCAAGTACAATTCTCGACGCCTTTCTATCTACTTCTCCTCTCGAgccacctccatcatcttcatctGCCTTTGCTCTAGCATTGTCGTCACTTCACTACAAAAGTCGGTCATTTTTCGCCCTACCATCACATGGGCATCTTTCTAAAATTTTAACATATCTATGAAACAATCCTcacggacttacggcaagggctatAATGCCCGGCCGTGCCCCGTAATTAGCTCGCGGGTACCCTCACGGTCAACCTGACTGCAGTaactctcgcgggtacccctcggggccgacccgacttcaacaaaggTCCGAGGTAAAGTCAAGGTGACCGTGTGTCCGTAACATCaaggggaaacccgaggaatcaccctcgatggattcctacTAGATTTAACCGCCGAGGTGAACCTGAAGGAATCACCCTCgaagggttcacacttgaggtgttgcacgacagagtcgtcaTCGGGAGTGGAGAAGTAGGAATCACCCCCCGTAATCCACGACCGATTAACTACACTACAGAGGTATCACTAGGAGTGTGTTACTAGGtatcaccctcagcactcgatagtaactctgcagagtcgtacaactaaggggtgTATGTGAGGGTCTCAGCACCTCggtcacgttgatcgagtcatcagaTAATAAAGCGGGGGCAacagggacaaggtgaggggtcgctgatggatcactaaccaacctatactaagcatataggataataaataaggtaacaatagcaggttacaaagcaggctatgcatcaggataggatctATCGaacaacaatagcaaaatctaatgaaagcatgagagagaaagaatgggcgatatatgaatgatcaagggggtttttgCATGCCTGAAAGCTCTGTAGAAAGAGAATGGTCGTCAGGTGTGTAGTCGTACCTGAGAGCAGCGTCGTTATCgatgtctaccggagagaagagggggaagaaacaataaatataaagcaatcaAATGCATCACGATGCATGGCGGCGTGGAAAatatgttgtgctaggggtgacctaacgagTGGTACATGTTACAAACAAAGCGGGAAAACATCTAGGAATGCTTTCCCGGCTTTGGGTGGTTATCGGACAGGTGAATCGAAGGGGGAGGATCCATGTTTGCACTGTTGGGGGCATGTGACACATATGTGGATGGAATATTCAGACTCGTCTTATTTTTCTAAGCAATTTTTCATATACAAAATATTTTCATCTAACATataaattattttatatgatttttaaagTTTTAAGCATTTTATGGATTTCTTTTAATTATTTAAATTCgaattatccagaacagtgaaatgCTAAGTGTACTCAGAACTATACCCAGCTGACCAGCAGAGAGGCTCACCAGTGGGCCCAGTTGATTGGGTCAATTGTCGAGTTAGCACAGGCTAACTGGTGGGCTAgctgcttgatacgtccattttgcatcatgcttttatattgatatttattgcactatgggctgttattacatgttatatcacaatacatatgccttttctctcttattttataaggtttacatgaagaaggagaatgttggcagctggaattctggactggaaaatgagcaaatattagagacctattctgcacaacttcaaaagtcttgaaatttcatggagaatctttttgaaaaatataaaaaatattgggcgaagaaagcaccagaggggggccacctaccatccacaaggatggagggcgcgccctacccccctgggcgtgccctccgtccttgtgggccccctcgcaggcccccgacgcccatcttgTGCTACATGGTGTGTTCTAACCTGAAaaaaggaggaagctttcgggacgaagcgccaccgtctcgacgcggaacctgggcagaaccaatctagggctccggtggagctgttctgccggggaaacatcccttcgggagggggaaatcattgccatcgtcatcaccatcgatcatctcatcgagagggggtcaatctccatcaacatcttcaccagcaccatctcctctcaaaccctagttcatcttttgtatctgatctttgtctcaaaacctcagattggtacctatgggttgctagtagtgtcgattactccttgtagttgatgctagttggtttattcggtagaagatcatatattcagatccttaatgataattaatactcctcttatatggacattaatatgctttgtgagtagttacgtttgttcctgaggacataggaGAAGTCTTTTTATaagtaatcactacaaaaaaagacacatccgtgatattttgggccgaacgaaatttttgtGTGTCATACTTATgtcacttctatgacaataattgtgacaaaacctggtatcatcatagatgtggtgggctcctacttctatgacaaaaaatcatgacagaaaatgggcttttcgtcttgggcgggccggagacacagctgcatgacattctttgggtcgtccatgacgggaaaaaccgtggtagaagcgaggcgaggaaaatttcggcgagttcccggttacggtgggtggtcgggggccgagcgatgtgcgtttctctcgtacacgtacgcgcgcgtgtgcgaggcgttgggctctaactgaacccgagcaaggcgttgggctctaactgaacccgaatgattgcactgcaggctacgcgttactgaacccgagcgatcgatcgatggctgttaactgaacccgatcgagcgattctttcgctagtgctgctaactaaagccgattgatgctacctatggatgaacagtgagcattgctggggggtttggatgaacaatgagcagtgggggtggatgaataggaccccgtggtgttgcctctggatgaacaggaccccgatcgatcgagccgattggggctggatgaacaggaccctatggagggctggatgaacaggatgaccccgtggagggctggatgaacagtagatggtggatgggtggatgaacagtagcccgtggaggggtggttgaacaggagcccgtggagaggggtggttgaacagtagccggtggagtagtgcgcggtggaggctggatgaacaggaacccgtggatgaacagtcgcaggtggaggctggaggaggtcgacggtggatgaacagtagcccgtggaggctggaggaggtcgacggtggagatgaacaatatcccatggagtcccgttttgcggtacgtcacacccctcctgatgaacaggacccccgtttcgaccgtagcgctccaacacaagtccgtttcctctgttttgcggtacgccacacctctcccgatcaataggaccccgtttcgactgtaggaggtccaacacaagcccgtttccttcgttttgcggtacgccagacccctcctgatgaacaggatcccgttttgaaagtggccggtcgaacacaaggccgtttcctccgttctgcggtacgccaggcctcgtttctatcgcttgttccgtccaagccctcccgatgaacacgacgacgtattccgttctgacccagccggttggctccccatgaacacgagacgacgctgtttctccgttctgatccagccatgtacatgagccctggccatacgtatgcgtgagtaggcgttcgagaccccgcccgtatgtacgtacgttcTCGTATTTACTttgttgcaccctggccgttgtacgtagtatgtgtacatgctacgtgcgcgactctagtatgacacgtgcacgcctctattacgacacgtgcgcgcctcta is a window encoding:
- the LOC123043676 gene encoding protein ENHANCED DISEASE RESISTANCE 4 isoform X2, yielding MAISDTGAGGGARHVRCPRCRSVLQEPAGVPVYQCGGCGASLRAKLRSGDTQAAAGSAAPSTESVLQSPRRNQARSGQLGGSGDVASTSGTTPDAPSTSGTTTDAPSTSYRGAGTTSRREAGDLTPPARNHHSSAQVPPVVERKGRDQHRSADQAEAAGSSQPRVTRGAVSAPNASAPPSSASALPSPRRHQTQSSHLGSGDVASTSGSAPTPDVRTISPRDAGTTSRRETGMALGTSGDRTPARKHHSSAQSPPIVEKKGRDHHHRSADQEEAAGSSEPRRGRGAVSAPNAGANFAEMQGSERGREAEPETDAARKKTPSPSPSKAAVGEAAPMPDRAADSRSAPAAVSWTRRDDAAAAQVPAVAEEKAPSPPRHAPQKMSPLHEKILKTVDELKGDLSELFSQSPEAKPRTPSRPPRRPRQEGHAHHPAIPTSRARHAAAAAALHHRGNAGKHGQATLRGLPSRRYRRCRADPCGGHDARPAGACRHSCCDHVRPECGSCRGHCCRPSRAQEPARPAAAEAKKRAPPPRHHCRPVLKGAPFIVCSSCFTLVQVPAGFAVASAKVRDLRCGACSAVLSYSYRDPDRKKPADKCSTAGSSPARHVGARPDLFSFIEDFAAEYGADSYSTTEDEQPLHVSRNSSFDTVVAAGEEAAARRHSHSLHRLMGYGSASELLLRRSPSLYEYGSPDKRSTPPSDASMRHDDRKGKAKCVDDFTGDEDSDDSCTLRRSNGRRAGWTPGHGVPAAGAIRIR
- the LOC123043676 gene encoding serine/arginine repetitive matrix protein 1 isoform X1 — translated: MAISDTGAGGGARHVRCPRCRSVLQEPAGVPVYQCGGCGASLRAKLRSGDTQAAAGSAAPSTESVLQSPRRNQARSGQLGGSGDVASTSGTTPDGPRTSGTTPDAPSTSGTTTDAPSTSYRGAGTTSRREAGDLTPPARNHHSSAQVPPVVERKGRDQHRSADQAEAAGSSQPRVTRGAVSAPNASAPPSSASALPSPRRHQTQSSHLGSGDVASTSGSAPTPDVRTISPRDAGTTSRRETGMALGTSGDRTPARKHHSSAQSPPIVEKKGRDHHHRSADQEEAAGSSEPRRGRGAVSAPNAGANFAEMQGSERGREAEPETDAARKKTPSPSPSKAAVGEAAPMPDRAADSRSAPAAVSWTRRDDAAAAQVPAVAEEKAPSPPRHAPQKMSPLHEKILKTVDELKGDLSELFSQSPEAKPRTPSRPPRRPRQEGHAHHPAIPTSRARHAAAAAALHHRGNAGKHGQATLRGLPSRRYRRCRADPCGGHDARPAGACRHSCCDHVRPECGSCRGHCCRPSRAQEPARPAAAEAKKRAPPPRHHCRPVLKGAPFIVCSSCFTLVQVPAGFAVASAKVRDLRCGACSAVLSYSYRDPDRKKPADKCSTAGSSPARHVGARPDLFSFIEDFAAEYGADSYSTTEDEQPLHVSRNSSFDTVVAAGEEAAARRHSHSLHRLMGYGSASELLLRRSPSLYEYGSPDKRSTPPSDASMRHDDRKGKAKCVDDFTGDEDSDDSCTLRRSNGRRAGWTPGHGVPAAGAIRIR